Below is a window of Hyphomonas neptunium ATCC 15444 DNA.
CTGCGCTATCCATTGGCACCAATTGCGATACTCGCTGCCAACATTTCAGTTCAGCCCACAGATTGCTCCCGCTTCCATGTCCAGATCAGCAGAAGAAGACCGGTGATGATGCCGATGGCAAAGCCCGAGAGCATCCACGGATTAACAAACCACTGCTCGCCCCATTTGAACTCTCCACTCATGATGTTTGCCCATCCCCTGAAATGCTGTGTCGAAGCGGCCGTCAGACCGAACACCGCAAAGACGGCGGATAGATAGCGCACCAGCCAGTGCGCTGGATTTGGCAGCATGAGCAACAAGCCGAGCAGGCCGATAACGGTGCGCTGGCTCCGGCAAAAAGGGCATTCATAGACGAGCCCCGCAAGGTCGATTGTCCATGTCAGGACGGCGATGGCAATCGCCACAGCGCCGACAATCCTGCGATGCCGCAGCAGCAAATCTGGCAACCTGTCGAACACGATCAATCCCTCCCTCTATCGGTCGATAGAAGTTCAGCACGCCGCAGGCGCCCTCGCAAGCACAGCCCGCGCCCCGAGGACCTTCAAAGCTCGAGCTGTTCTACCGCAACATATTTGCGATCACCGCGTCAAAGCGTCGATAATAGCCGATAGCGCCTGCTTCGCCTTGGCCCGCATCTCATCGTCTGTCGCATCCTGGATAGGATGCGGCACAAGAACATACCGGGCGTCCGGCATACCGAGCGCGCTCCGCTGGAAATTGGCAGCTTCTTCGAACTCTGATGAAGCGATGGAGACCGATGGGATTCCCTGGATTTCAAACCAGACTGTGTCGTGCAGACTGCACGTCGTACAGGAACCTCAATCAGCCAGCGCTTCGACCAGATAGTCGACCTGGCCAGCGATGTCGCGACGCAGGTCATCGG
It encodes the following:
- a CDS encoding UGSC family (seleno)protein; the protein is MTIILDPTDERKPVSRQVTARAGSLSGTVGLLDIRKPRGNVLLDELERQLKAAAPAITVKRFAKPTFTKPCPDDLRRDIAGQVDYLVEALADUGSCTTCSLHDTVWFEIQGIPSVSIASSEFEEAANFQRSALGMPDARYVLVPHPIQDATDDEMRAKAKQALSAIIDALTR